In Tenebrio molitor chromosome 6, icTenMoli1.1, whole genome shotgun sequence, one genomic interval encodes:
- the LOC138132880 gene encoding ATP-binding cassette subfamily G member 4-like isoform X2, whose amino-acid sequence MVGMNGIIKSITNSEVRFGAQHYKKQSCYILQDDHLAPLFTVGEIMNMAADLKVGHSLSSKRKSMLIDDILETLSLEMTKDTRCQRLSGGQKKRLSIALELINNPPIMFLDEPTTGLDSSSSAQCISILKQLARGGRTIICTIHQPSATLYEMFDHVYVMAEGKCIYQGSSLNTVTYLSSVGFNCPQYHNPADFLLEVANGEYGNYTELLAKAATENQWRTTVTSAKLESEICEKSDEYVEPLESYQGSLIHTTPPSEWFKFCVLVKRSFLQLYRDWTISHLKMVLHFLVGIVLGLNYYRSGNDGSKTISNVGFFIISTVYLAYTSLMPAVLKFPSELAVLKKERFNNWYKLKTYYAAFLISDIPLQILFSVAYISTSYFLSDQPAEPFRFFMVLMILVLVALSASSLGLVIGTLVNPINGTFFGAISIAVMLCVAGFLILFTHMSKVMYLLTYVSFMSYSYEALVQAVYGFGRAAIPCPEEVDYCHLKVPELILRELGMEKNTYWADVGFLIGNFFLLRMLAFCTLKRRLRTG is encoded by the exons ATGGTGGGCATGAACGGGATAATAAAGAGCATCACCAACAGCGAAGTCCGATTCGGCGCACAGCACTACAAGAAGCAGTCCTGCTACATCCTGCAGGACGACCACCTGGCACCGCTCTTCACCGTCGGCGAGATAATGAACATGGCGGCCGACCTGAAAGTGGGCCACAGCCTCTCGTCCAAGAGGAAATCCATGCTG ATCGACGACATTTTGGAAACTCTCAGTTTGGAGATGACCAAGGACACAAGGTGTCAGAGGCTGTCCGGAGgacagaagaagcgcctctcGATCGCCCTCGAACTGATCAACAATCCACCCATCATGTTTCTGGACGAGCCGACCAC GGGCTTGGACAGTTCGTCTTCTGCTCAGTGCATCAGCATTCTGAAACAACTGGCAAGAGGCGGAAGAACCATCATCTGCACGATCCACCAACCCAGCGCCACTCTCTACGAGATGTTCGACCACGTCTACGTCATGGCCGAAGGGAAGTGCATCTACCAGGGATCCAGTCTCAACACTGTGACCTACTTGTCGTCGGTGGGTTTCAACTGTCCGCAGTACCACAACCCCGCGGACTTCC TGTTGGAAGTCGCCAACGGCGAGTACGGCAATTACACGGAGCTTCTGGCCAAAGCTGCGACCGAGAACCAGTGGAGGACGACAGTGACGTCGGCGAAAC TCGAGAGCGAGATTTGCGAGAAAAGCGATGAGTACGTTGAACCGTTGGAGAGCTACCAGGGGAGCTTGATCCACACCACTCCTCCATCTGAGTGGTTCAAATTCTGTGTTCTAGTCAAGAGATCTTTTTTGCAGTTGTACAGAGATTGG ACGATTTCGCATCTCAAGATGGTCTTGCACTTTCTTGTCGGGATAGTGTTGGGTCTGAACTACTACCGGTCGGGGAACGACGGCTCCAAAACCATCAGTAACGTTGGATTCTTCATCATAAGCACCGTTTATCTGGCGTACACCTCTCTGATGCCCGCCGTACTCAAAT TCCCTTCCGAGTTGGCAGTATTAAAAAAGGAGCGCTTTAACAACTGGTACAAGTTGAAAACCTACTACGCAGCCTTCCTCATTTCAGACATCCCGTTACAAATACTCTTCAGTGTTGCGTACATCTCCACGTCGTATTTCTTGAGCGACCAACCTGCGGAACCTTTTCGGTTCTTCATGGTGCTCATGATACTCGTCTTGGTGGCGCTGTCCGCCTCGAGTCTAGGTTTAGTTATCGGAACTTTAGTCAATCCAATT AACGGGACGTTCTTCGGGGCTATAAGCATCGCGGTGATGCTGTGCGTCGCCGGATTTCTTATTCTCTTCACCCACATGTCCAAAGTGATGTATCTTTTGACGTACGTCTCGTTCATGTCCTACTCGTACGAGGCGCTGGTTCAAGCAGTTTACGGGTTTGGTAGAGCCgcgattccgtgtccggaagaGGTGGACTATTGCCATTTGAAAGTGCCCGAGCTGATTCTGCGGGAATTGGGAATGGAGAAGAACACATACTGGGCAGACGTGGGATTTCTTATTGGGAATTTCTTCCTTTTGAGGATGTTGGCGTTCTGCACCTTAAAAAGGCGGCTCAGGACGGGGTGA
- the mRpL49 gene encoding large ribosomal subunit protein mL49 — MSALRLHAQRIVNKINILKHSPCNRPQVRNSYYDSKYLVDVEVNTKYEATRIPEEWKYVERVLPPVVVPEPKKLSQYCSGWKPQGDDFSDRPYFVGRTRNHMMPVFLYITQRGVRRLTIIKKIQGDIWQLEKELRPYLEDLIKPKPLRLQVNEFAGKICLHGDHVNAVKYWLGERNF; from the exons ATGTCGGCACTTAGACTCCACGCACAAAGAATCGTCAacaagataaatattttaaagcatTCGCCATGTAAC CGGCCGCAAGTGCGAAACTCCTATTACGACAGTAAATACCTCGTAGATGTAGAAGTGAACACAAAATATGAAGCGACTCGAATACCAGAAGAATGGAAATACGTGGAGCGTGTCCTTCCGCCTGTTGTGGTGCCAGAACCTAAAAAATTGTCCCAATACTGTTCAGGTTGGAAGCCGCAAGGTGACGATTTTAGCGATAGACCGTATTTTGTTGGAAGAACACGAAATCACATGATGCCCGTTTTTTTGTACATTACCCAGAGAGGCGTAAGAAGGCTCACCAtcatcaaaaaaattcaaggagACATTTGGCAGTTGGAAAAAGAGTTGCGCCCATATTTGGAAGATCTGATAAAACCCAAGCCTTTGCGCCTGCAAGTGAACGAATTCGCTGGAAAAATATGCCTGCACGGCGATCACGTAAACGCCGTAAAATACTGGTTAGGTGAAAGGAATTTTTAG
- the LOC138132876 gene encoding nucleolar pre-ribosomal-associated protein 1, with amino-acid sequence MEKDPEEKVKRSVSPSEVTSPNKKVRLSFSGKEFRKEIKSPKKIQAFQGFLQLIEENSKHDCILTYLEDGGSALEILQSMDGESTVPPVLIFEIVNHILLQVNARIPKYANQAIDWCRYLISSYVTLINKMLGLSSSAKERVVTLKLLATIVTFSVGLAKSVLLNVNFNPTNLELLTKVHEGKREVRTAFIHFITAFLVDGHFPALVVLLEKKGLMTSIIRDLKFDDADVVVLVITAMKNHILENESVTKTSKMKTFNTAVVRDIVNLYNWKGPEGLTNANNKTKAVRVDEVAKSKVNEAVHAFLLVLCTSHRYGVIFKDPLGGLSTKQNSLMETVLDSLVRPWDHSYASELVLKICRSCPDLVKKVWSSLRESLEPRWTDNWRSSMKFANLLLDELQPECMELAVNNLNVHQVTQVITNLVVPPSILKIVLKQSFDKPAIKHRVLTLLLKMAQSIEVYLNRSKTWPKIDNKVVSTALANQMCRCFPDVNSIVDSWDTIDENSPVADRLDVALDLLEKYKILAPQMLHNSVVNFDMKQFLTRTDDVAEGTQLRRLQVKAIHFFLDVEPRTYRLQSDLFQTIFSFSLEFYHGCKGPEVLKVLHDILKNSHVFDGHPDEIEIWIDGVLNLKSYDETVASFLCQLMKNVDDNAANYDSKLFELNGNFSPLLLSLDDYFAENKPPKHVKNYLNFVVLNLFHLQAETSAFVGIVSKWGHISDELVTYVKNWNSGKFTPLEKCKGKLLDMFHKFSTDFFENTLENFDVDLYCNAKLDLLRASVFYLTNLMKAGVLKVVQVEKFFKFVDYLIAQNAFDEGRYAKTILGNPALLRNLNIFDPNEFSTKLVLKVVKNSKGTCVGEHLVELQRKILSCFGKIFRKPQKFQNLVVSIEVIETVTLEYEQCCKLLEKFLLSEENRIFYRVACYCLDRMAQIAQNNLSLEPLSNEAIGKLSQFLIVLIREQTSNLHHLSTSLLNYLRVFPHNIEGVENVVFSSLVAMPEYNKENLAVCEFLLDRKPEMLSLFEQNLDEICSKRSFLLAMLDIVVKQVGIDGPILEKIFHKFESHIVKALQKPHKAGQHFQSRYKSVGVLVEKFMKPEGFGSQVQKFETSESFHVFLLKKVYDKVEKSDKVLSNMIMTFVHLLVNLLKQKGGGKTIENVGEVGGIFLEFLRNVPKQQFDLGSLSGNETLKMFCKLCLKYGVGGDVVLVEVLSELVELCVVEEDGKLILEMLFSHSQFLEVVLGNCPKNELLHLWRTICTRWPQFMERSHVPVILSAYQATRADSTVLTLLRMYESEPKQTQFFDFKPFLWGRAAASHYSVRSDVQVLWRQPKIIDVLNNLHLPRIAATIDDPTDPHSYDLDYFLPLFSNLLSPENPMPTYRFTRSGALALALTGLRGNKTHRLATCHVLQRFYFHLEAKQSGKDNLVWLRFVEAICKGIAVLDDFKINNFVGVFLARTALVLSQPKDVMFVPLSQYLTAKDSLNFETIPELYTFLHSPDVDSAHHKQFILEVLRVGLRTQGDFTILLNSMGFKLISELCSSTVSQPQEKISILKVFKVCCESSFGVNVLCGSLSFLTQMFGLVAKNIEQGAVLVELLQVLLKVVEVDADRRRNFLVYLNLLPFSEDNHYFRCLVESRSLSVYYRILQIVVDRFPEFFAQEHMTNVLKKSGDKFCEYLVKYGCKFVKEDDFSRDADSKHLRLLFYNKLMKQ; translated from the exons atggAGAAAGACCCTGAAGAGAAAGTGAAACGTTCAGTTTCTCCCAGTGAGGTAACATCACCTaacaaaaaagtgaggttaagttttaGCGGTAAAGAATTCaggaaagaaataaaaagccCGAAAAAAATCCAAG CCTTCCAAGGTTTTTTGCAATTAATCGAAGAAAACTCCAAGCATGACTGCATCCTAACCTATCTGGAGGACGGCGGCAGTGCTTTGGAGATTCTCCAGTCGATGGACGGCGAATCTACTGTCCCCCCGGTCCTGATATTCGAAATAGTCAATCACATTTTGTTACAAGTGAACGCGAGAATACCGAAATATGCGAATCAAGCGATCGATTGGTGCCGCTATTTGATCAGTTCTTACGTGACTCTGATTAATAAGATGTTGGGATTGAGTTCGTCGGCGAAAGAGCGTGTCGTCACTCTCAAATTGTTGGCTACGATAGTGACTTTTTCGGTGGGTCTGGCCAAAAGTGTCCTCCTAAATGTTAACTTCAATCCGACCAATCTAGAGTTGTTGACCAAAGTTCACGAGGGGAAACGCGAAGTCAGGACTgcttttattcattttattaccGCGTTTCTGGTCGACGGTCATTTTCCTGCGTTGGTGGTTTTGCTGGAGAAAAAGGGCTTGATGACGAGTATAATCCGCGATCTTAAATTTGACGACGCAGACGTCGTTGTTTTGGTGATTACGGCAATGAAAAATCACATTTTGGAGAACGAATCGGTAACCAAAACCTCCAAAATGAAGACGTTCAACACGGCAGTGGTCAGAGATATCGTCAATTTGTACAACTGGAAAGGTCCAGAGGGTCTCACTAATGCCAATAATAAGACAAAAGCTGTTCGT GTCGACGAAGTGGCTAAATCGAAAGTGAACGAAGCCGTGCACGCCTTCCTCTTAGTTTTGTGCACGTCACACAGATATGGAGTGATTTTTAAAGATCCACTGGGCGGACTGAGTACTAAACAGAATTCGTTGATGGAGACGGTCTTGGACAGTTTAGTCCGACCTTGGGATCACTCGTACGCCTCAGAACTCGTACTCAAGATTTGCAGATCTTGCCCCGACCTAGTGAAAAAAGTGTGGAGCAGTTTACGAGAATCTTTGGAGCCTCGATGGACCGACAACTGGCGCAGTTCAATGAAATTCGCAAATCTATTACTCGACGAATTACAACCCGAATGTATGGAATTGGCCGTAAACAATCTCAACGTCCATCAG GTGACCCAAGTGATAACCAATCTGGTAGTGCCTCCGTCAATTCTCAAAATCGTCCTCAAGCAGTCTTTTGACAAACCAGCCATTAAACACCGCGTCCTCACTCTCTTGCTGAAGATGGCACAATCGATCGAAGTCTATTTGAACCGATCGAAAACCTGGCCGAAAATCGACAACAAAGTGGTGAGCACTGCTCTCGCGAATCAGATGTGTCGGTGTTTCCCCGACGTCAATTCGATCGTGGACTCGTGGGACACAATCGACGAGAATTCGCCTGTTGCGGATCGTCTGGACGTGGCCCTCGATCTGCtcgaaaaatacaaaattttggcaCCGCAAATGTTGCACAATTCTGTCGTCAACTTTGACATGAAACAGTTCTTGACGAGGACGGACGACGTCGCCGAAGGGACTCAGTTGAGGCGATTGCAAGTCAAGGCCATCCATTTTTTCCTAGATGTGGAACCGCGCACCTACCGTCTCCAGAGCGACTTGTTCCAGACGATTTTCTCCTTTTCGCTGGAGTTTTACCACGGTTGCAAGGGCCCCGAGGTTTTGAAAGTGCTCCatgacattttgaaaaactcgCATGTTTTTGACGGACATCCGGACGAAATCGAAATCTGGATTGACGGCGTTTTAAATCTAAAAAGTTACGACGAAACTGTTGCGAGTTTTTTGTGCCAGTTGATGAAAAACGTCGACGATAACGCTGCAAATTACGACAGTAAATTATTTGAATTGAATGGTAATTTTAGTCCGTTGCTGCTAAGTCTGGATGATTATTTTGCCGAAAATAAGCCCCCAAAACATGTTAAGAATTATCTAAATTTCGTTGTTCTTAATCTGTTTCATTTGCAAGCGGAAACGAGCGCGTTTGTTggaattgtttcaaaatggGGTCACATATCCGACGAATTAGTAACTTATGTCAAGAATTGGAACAGCGGAAAGTTTACCCCTTTGGAAAAATGTAAAGGAAAGCTTTTGGACATGTTTCACAAATTCTCGActgattttttcgaaaacactTTGGAAAACTTTGATGTGGATCTATACTGTAACGCTAAACTGGACTTACTGCGAGCGTCAGTCTTCTATTTGACCAATTTGATGAAAGCAGGTGTGTTGAAGGTCGTCCAAGtggaaaagtttttcaaatttgtcgATTATTTAATCGCCCAAAACGCTTTCGATGAAGGTCGTTACGCGAAGACGATTTTGGGGAATCCCGCTCTTTTACGAAACCTCAACATATTCGATCCGAACGAATTCTCGACGAAATTAGTTTTAAAAGTTGTCAAGAATTCGAAAGGTACATGCGTGGGGGAGCACCTCGTTGAATTGCAACGGAAAATTCTCTCGTGTTTCggcaaaattttccgaaaGCCGCAGAAATTCCAGAATTTGGTTGTTTCCATTGAAGTAATCGAGACCGTCACGCTGGAGTACGAGCAGTGTTGTAAATTGCtcgaaaaatttttgctttccgaagaaaatcgaattttttatCGTGTGGCGTGTTACTGCCTGGATCGGATGGCTCAAATCGCGCAAAACAATCTAAGTTTAGAGCCTCTGAGCAACGAAGCAATCGGAAAGTTGTCTCAGTTTTTGATCGTTTTAATCCGAGAACAAACTTCCAACTTGCATCACCTGTCGACGTCGCTTCTCAACTATTTGAGAGTTTTCCCTCACAACATCGAGGGAGTGGAGAACGTAGTGTTTTCCAGTCTGGTCGCCATGCCTGagtataataaagaaaatctgGCGGTGTGCGAGTTCCTTCTGGACCGCAAACCAGAAATGTTGTCGCTTTTCGAGCAGAATTTGGACGAGATTTGCTCCAAAAGAAGTTTTCTCCTCGCCATGCTAGACATCGTTGTAAAACAAGTCGGGATTGACGGTCCCATTTTGGAGAAGATTTTCCACAAATTTGAAAGTCACATAGTTAAGGCGCTACAAAAGCCGCACAAAGCGGGTCAACACTTCCAAAGTCGCTACAAAAGTGTCGGAGTTTTGGTCGAGAAGTTCATGAAACCTGAAGGTTTCGGGTCGCAGGTTCAAAAGTTCGAAACGAGCGAGTCGTTCCACGTGTTCCTGTTGAAGAAAGTGTACGATAAAGTCGAGAAAAGTGACAAAGTTTTGAGCAACATGATCATGACTTTTGTACATCTGTTGGTGAACCTGCTCAAACAGAAAGGCGGTGGCAAAACAATAGAAAATGTTGGCGAAGTCGGCGGGATTTTTTTGGAGTTTTTGCGCAACGTGCCAAAGCAACAGTTCGATCTTGGGTCTTTGAGTGGCaacgaaactttaaaaatgttttgcaagttGTGCCTGAAGTACGGCGTAGGCGGGGACGTGGTTTTGGTCGAAGTACTGTCAGAATTGGTGGAGTTGTGCGTGGTAGAAGAGGACGGCAAATTGATTCTTGAGATGTTGTTCTCTCACTCGCAGTTCTTGGAGGTCGTATTGGGGAACTGTCCGAAAAACGAATTGTTGCACTTGTGGCGTACGATCTGTACCAGGTGGCCTCAATTCATGGAAAGAAGTCACGTGCCGGTGATTTTATCGGCATACCAAGCCACCAGAGCTGACTCAACAGTGTTGACTTTGTTAAGAAT GTACGAGTCGGAACCCAAACAAACGCAATTCTTCGATTTCAAGCCGTTCCTCTGGGGTCGAGCCGCAGCGTCGCACTATTCCGTCCGTTCAGATGTGCAGGTGTTGTGGCGCCAGCCCAAGATAATTGACGTTTTGAACAATCTCCATCTACCGAGGATTGCGGCAACCATCGATGATCCAACCGACCCTCACTCGTACGATTTGGATTATTTCCTCCCCCTGTTCAGCAACTTGCTCTCCCCGGAAAATCCGATGCCGACGTATCGATTCACCAGAAGCGGAGCTCTAGCTCTGGCTTTGACCGGACTCCGCGGGAACAAGACCCACAGGCTCGCCACCTGTCACGTTTTGCAACGTTTCTACTTTCATCTCGAAGCCAAACAGTCCGGCAAAGACAATTTGGTGTGGTTACGCTTCGTCGAGGCGATTTGTAAAGGTATCGCGGTTTTGGACGATttcaaaatcaacaatttCGTTGGCGTTTTCCTGGCGAGAACGGCGCTGGTTCTGTCGCAACCGAAGGACGTGATGTTCGTCCCCTTGTCCCAGTATCTCACCGCCAAGGATTCGCTGAACTTCGAGACCATTCCAGAGCTGTACACTTTTCTGCACAGTCCGGACGTCGATTCCGCCCACCACAAACAATTCATCCTGGAGGTGCTCCGCGTCGGGTTACGCACACAAGGCGACTTCACGATCTTGCTCAACTCGATGGGATTCAAACTGATCTCGGAGTTGTGTTCGAGCACGGTGTCCCAGCCCCAGGAGAAAATCTCCATTCTGAAAGTTTTCAAAGTGTGTTGCGAGTCGAGTTTTGGAGTGAATGTGTTGTGCGGGAGTTTGTCGTTTTTGACTCAAATGTTCGGACTAGTCGCGAAGAACATCGAACAAGGAGCGGTTCTGGTCGAGTTGCTTCAGGTTTTGCTCAAAGTCGTAGAAGTGGACGCGGACAGGCGCAGGaattttcttgtttatttGAACTTGTTGCCTTTCAGCGAAGATAATCACTACTTTCGTTGTCTGGTCGAGAGTAGGAGTTTGAGCGTTTACTACCGCATATTACAAATAGTTGTTGATAGGTTTCCAGAGTTTTTCGCACAAGAACACATGACGAATGTTCTGAAAAAATCGGGGGATAAGTTTTGTGAATATTTAGTAAAATATGGATGTAAATTTGTCAAAGAGGATGATTTTTCTAGGGACGCCGATTCGAAGCATTTAAGACTGTTGTTTTATAACAAACTGATGAAACAATGA
- the LOC138133073 gene encoding uncharacterized protein, translating to MLFRIALLSTIPLLFAYKLESGKEFDSSRYSDHGEKGESGYVGHQQSEKGARGRHDKEDHQKQYAEREGHRRGYNHKDGYYGDHHQGEKGSKGYHFEDHGRYAKGHSTKGHHNIHKLDEYKKNTDFFNEDDDQAFEERHGGYEATKAVARGGHNAGGHFKKAFLEGRYGLAGFADKGTHYFDDKGHKKATGQDGYYGHHAQFAQNGGQDGFKKFGYAKLNAQ from the coding sequence ATGTTGTTCCGGATCGCTCTCCTGTCCACCATCCCTCTTCTGTTCGCTTACAAGCTCGAGTCCGGCAAAGAATTTGACTCTTCTCGGTACTCCGATCATGGGGAGAAAGGCGAAAGTGGTTACGTCGGCCACCAGCAAAGCGAAAAGGGGGCGCGAGGCCGTCACGACAAAGAAGACCATCAGAAGCAGTACGCCGAACGAGAGGGCCATCGTCGCGGTTACAACCATAAAGACGGCTACTACGGCGACCATCATCAAGGAGAGAAGGGCAGCAAGGGTTACCACTTCGAGGACCACGGGAGGTACGCGAAGGGGCACAGCACCAAGGGCCACCACAACATTCACAAACTGGACGAATACAAGAAAAACACCGATTTCTTCAACGAGGACGACGACCAAGCTTTCGAAGAAAGACACGGAGGATACGAGGCCACTAAAGCGGTGGCTCGCGGGGGCCACAACGCCGGAGGACACTTCAAGAAAGCTTTCCTAGAGGGACGCTACGGTCTGGCAGGGTTCGCCGACAAAGGGACGCACTACTTCGACGATAAAGGACACAAGAAGGCGACAGGACAAGACGGATACTACGGACACCACGCACAATTCGCCCAGAATGGCGGCCAAGATGGATTTAAAAAGTTTGGATATGCGAAGCTCAACGCACAAtag
- the LOC138132880 gene encoding ATP-binding cassette sub-family G member 1-like isoform X1: protein MDGGRTLFLQLPREKAIDIEFEDVAFSVSEGRKGRKQIVKGVSGKFKSGELTAIMGPSGAGKTSLLNILTGFQMVGMNGIIKSITNSEVRFGAQHYKKQSCYILQDDHLAPLFTVGEIMNMAADLKVGHSLSSKRKSMLIDDILETLSLEMTKDTRCQRLSGGQKKRLSIALELINNPPIMFLDEPTTGLDSSSSAQCISILKQLARGGRTIICTIHQPSATLYEMFDHVYVMAEGKCIYQGSSLNTVTYLSSVGFNCPQYHNPADFLLEVANGEYGNYTELLAKAATENQWRTTVTSAKLESEICEKSDEYVEPLESYQGSLIHTTPPSEWFKFCVLVKRSFLQLYRDWTISHLKMVLHFLVGIVLGLNYYRSGNDGSKTISNVGFFIISTVYLAYTSLMPAVLKFPSELAVLKKERFNNWYKLKTYYAAFLISDIPLQILFSVAYISTSYFLSDQPAEPFRFFMVLMILVLVALSASSLGLVIGTLVNPINGTFFGAISIAVMLCVAGFLILFTHMSKVMYLLTYVSFMSYSYEALVQAVYGFGRAAIPCPEEVDYCHLKVPELILRELGMEKNTYWADVGFLIGNFFLLRMLAFCTLKRRLRTG, encoded by the exons ATGGACGGGGGCAGGACTCTATTTTTGCAACTTCCCAGAGAGAAAGCTATCGACATCGAGTTCGAAGATGTCGCGTTTTCCGTGTCCGAAGGGCGTAAAG GGCGAAAACAAATTGTCAAGGGAGTATCCGGCAAGTTCAAGTCTGGGGAGTTGACGGCCATCATGGGACCTTCAGGCGCTGGTAAAACATCGTTGCTCAACATCCTGACAGGATTCCA AATGGTGGGCATGAACGGGATAATAAAGAGCATCACCAACAGCGAAGTCCGATTCGGCGCACAGCACTACAAGAAGCAGTCCTGCTACATCCTGCAGGACGACCACCTGGCACCGCTCTTCACCGTCGGCGAGATAATGAACATGGCGGCCGACCTGAAAGTGGGCCACAGCCTCTCGTCCAAGAGGAAATCCATGCTG ATCGACGACATTTTGGAAACTCTCAGTTTGGAGATGACCAAGGACACAAGGTGTCAGAGGCTGTCCGGAGgacagaagaagcgcctctcGATCGCCCTCGAACTGATCAACAATCCACCCATCATGTTTCTGGACGAGCCGACCAC GGGCTTGGACAGTTCGTCTTCTGCTCAGTGCATCAGCATTCTGAAACAACTGGCAAGAGGCGGAAGAACCATCATCTGCACGATCCACCAACCCAGCGCCACTCTCTACGAGATGTTCGACCACGTCTACGTCATGGCCGAAGGGAAGTGCATCTACCAGGGATCCAGTCTCAACACTGTGACCTACTTGTCGTCGGTGGGTTTCAACTGTCCGCAGTACCACAACCCCGCGGACTTCC TGTTGGAAGTCGCCAACGGCGAGTACGGCAATTACACGGAGCTTCTGGCCAAAGCTGCGACCGAGAACCAGTGGAGGACGACAGTGACGTCGGCGAAAC TCGAGAGCGAGATTTGCGAGAAAAGCGATGAGTACGTTGAACCGTTGGAGAGCTACCAGGGGAGCTTGATCCACACCACTCCTCCATCTGAGTGGTTCAAATTCTGTGTTCTAGTCAAGAGATCTTTTTTGCAGTTGTACAGAGATTGG ACGATTTCGCATCTCAAGATGGTCTTGCACTTTCTTGTCGGGATAGTGTTGGGTCTGAACTACTACCGGTCGGGGAACGACGGCTCCAAAACCATCAGTAACGTTGGATTCTTCATCATAAGCACCGTTTATCTGGCGTACACCTCTCTGATGCCCGCCGTACTCAAAT TCCCTTCCGAGTTGGCAGTATTAAAAAAGGAGCGCTTTAACAACTGGTACAAGTTGAAAACCTACTACGCAGCCTTCCTCATTTCAGACATCCCGTTACAAATACTCTTCAGTGTTGCGTACATCTCCACGTCGTATTTCTTGAGCGACCAACCTGCGGAACCTTTTCGGTTCTTCATGGTGCTCATGATACTCGTCTTGGTGGCGCTGTCCGCCTCGAGTCTAGGTTTAGTTATCGGAACTTTAGTCAATCCAATT AACGGGACGTTCTTCGGGGCTATAAGCATCGCGGTGATGCTGTGCGTCGCCGGATTTCTTATTCTCTTCACCCACATGTCCAAAGTGATGTATCTTTTGACGTACGTCTCGTTCATGTCCTACTCGTACGAGGCGCTGGTTCAAGCAGTTTACGGGTTTGGTAGAGCCgcgattccgtgtccggaagaGGTGGACTATTGCCATTTGAAAGTGCCCGAGCTGATTCTGCGGGAATTGGGAATGGAGAAGAACACATACTGGGCAGACGTGGGATTTCTTATTGGGAATTTCTTCCTTTTGAGGATGTTGGCGTTCTGCACCTTAAAAAGGCGGCTCAGGACGGGGTGA